In Nakamurella antarctica, the following are encoded in one genomic region:
- a CDS encoding enoyl-CoA hydratase/isomerase family protein, with translation MAGHTDGAITVEHHGHIAHVVLDRPKKLNAMTVAMDHQMNDLVHALNNDANVRVILLSGAGDRAFSAGSDITDLDEYGDNWSYRNRFDARTDYARAMWLNRKPVVAAIHGYCIGGGLEMACASDIRIATPEASFGAGEIKWGWHGGSGQTQLLTHLIGPGYASRLLLTGDRIDGAEALRIGLVQQIVPFSDLIDTAMAVALTIAGMSPIAVEKTKSMVRLAQNAPLDVALLAENDSFAYLMMTEDAAEGRAAFAEKRPPVFKGR, from the coding sequence ATGGCCGGACATACCGACGGCGCGATCACCGTAGAGCACCACGGACACATCGCGCACGTGGTACTCGATAGACCAAAGAAGCTCAACGCGATGACGGTGGCAATGGATCACCAGATGAACGATCTGGTGCACGCATTGAACAACGATGCGAATGTCCGGGTAATTCTGCTTTCCGGGGCTGGCGACCGAGCGTTCTCTGCCGGTAGCGACATCACCGACCTGGACGAGTACGGGGACAACTGGAGTTATCGCAACCGATTCGACGCGCGGACCGACTATGCGCGCGCCATGTGGCTCAATCGCAAGCCGGTGGTGGCGGCGATCCACGGCTATTGCATCGGTGGCGGGCTCGAAATGGCGTGCGCGTCCGACATCCGGATCGCGACACCCGAGGCCTCGTTTGGAGCAGGCGAGATCAAATGGGGCTGGCACGGCGGTTCCGGCCAAACACAGCTCCTGACTCACCTCATTGGGCCGGGCTACGCCTCCCGGCTACTGCTCACCGGGGATCGGATTGACGGCGCCGAGGCCCTGCGAATCGGGCTCGTACAGCAGATCGTGCCATTTTCTGACCTTATCGACACCGCGATGGCAGTGGCGCTGACGATCGCCGGAATGTCGCCGATCGCGGTAGAAAAGACCAAGAGCATGGTGCGACTTGCCCAAAACGCGCCCCTCGACGTCGCCCTGCTGGCCGAGAACGACTCATTCGCCTATCTCATGATGACTGAGGATGCGGCGGAGGGTCGTGCGGCGTTCGCCGAGAAGCGCCCGCCGGTGTTCAAGGGTCGCTGA
- a CDS encoding NAD(P)/FAD-dependent oxidoreductase — MIKKARTPATSLHQQAVQSLRDAEPVCYWLDDVDSPVQRERLTEDRKTDLAVVGAGYSGLWTALLAKQRDPEREVTVLEGRNIGWAASGRNGGFCSASLTHGQANGLDWYPRDMPRLERLGRENLAGIVDTIKEFSIDCKLEQTGEMRVATEEYQLEDIEVDYRRMLDFGDEAVLLNQEETRAQANSPTYLGAVWSKDKTVMVDPARLAWGLADACEQLGVKIYENTNVDGLSRDGDTMQLHTHNGIISADRVALGTNAFPSLLKRVRPFVVPVYDYSLTTEPLTDAQLASIGWNNRQGIGDSGNQFHYYRLTEDNSILWGGYDVIYHYGGKIEEKYDQRPATFEILAEHFFETFPQLEGIKFSHSWGGVIDTCSRFFPFYGTGHGGRVAHATGFTGLGVGATRFGAQVMLDLLDGADTELTVLDTVRGKPVPFPPEPLRSAVIGVTKRSIAHADANEGKRNLWLRSLDRFGLGFDS, encoded by the coding sequence ATGATAAAAAAAGCACGCACCCCAGCAACCTCACTCCATCAACAAGCCGTGCAGTCGCTGCGCGATGCCGAGCCCGTCTGTTACTGGCTCGATGATGTCGATTCCCCCGTTCAACGAGAGCGGTTGACGGAAGACAGAAAAACTGACCTAGCGGTGGTCGGGGCAGGTTACTCCGGCCTCTGGACCGCGCTGCTGGCAAAACAACGAGACCCGGAACGTGAAGTCACCGTTCTGGAAGGTCGCAATATCGGATGGGCCGCATCCGGGCGCAACGGCGGTTTCTGCTCCGCATCGCTCACCCACGGCCAAGCCAACGGGCTGGATTGGTACCCCAGAGATATGCCGAGGCTGGAACGTCTCGGTCGCGAAAACCTGGCCGGGATCGTCGACACCATCAAAGAGTTCAGTATCGATTGCAAGCTTGAGCAAACGGGCGAAATGCGGGTCGCAACCGAGGAGTACCAACTCGAAGATATCGAAGTGGACTACCGGCGAATGCTCGACTTCGGCGATGAGGCAGTGCTGCTTAACCAAGAAGAAACCAGGGCTCAAGCCAACTCGCCGACTTATCTCGGCGCCGTCTGGTCCAAAGACAAGACCGTGATGGTGGACCCGGCGCGACTGGCCTGGGGTTTGGCAGATGCCTGCGAGCAGCTTGGCGTCAAGATTTATGAGAACACGAACGTCGATGGGCTGTCCCGTGATGGCGACACCATGCAGTTGCACACCCATAACGGGATCATTTCAGCTGATCGAGTTGCGCTGGGCACCAACGCTTTTCCGTCGCTACTGAAGCGGGTACGGCCATTCGTTGTCCCGGTGTACGACTACTCGTTGACCACCGAACCGTTGACCGATGCGCAGCTGGCGTCCATCGGTTGGAACAACCGTCAGGGCATCGGCGATTCCGGCAACCAGTTTCACTACTACCGCCTCACCGAGGACAACTCCATCCTGTGGGGCGGATACGACGTGATCTACCACTACGGCGGCAAGATCGAAGAGAAGTACGACCAACGGCCAGCAACATTCGAGATCTTGGCAGAGCACTTCTTCGAAACTTTCCCCCAGCTTGAGGGCATTAAATTCAGCCACAGCTGGGGCGGCGTCATCGACACGTGTTCGCGGTTCTTCCCGTTCTACGGCACCGGCCACGGCGGCCGGGTGGCACACGCCACCGGTTTCACCGGACTCGGCGTGGGCGCGACCCGCTTCGGCGCGCAAGTGATGCTCGATTTGCTCGACGGAGCTGACACCGAACTCACCGTTCTCGACACGGTCCGCGGCAAGCCGGTCCCGTTCCCGCCAGAGCCGCTCCGGTCAGCCGTCATCGGCGTCACGAAGCGGTCTATCGCGCACGCGGATGCGAACGAGGGCAAGCGAAACTTGTGGTTGCGCTCGCTCGACCGGTTCGGCTTGGGTTTCGACTCCTAG
- a CDS encoding saccharopine dehydrogenase family protein: protein MRVLMVGAGGVGSAIVATAAKRNYIEAMVVADYDLDRAIHAVEAAGDGRFIPAQVDATDSMAVEGLLKRYRCDLLLNATDPRFVMPLFNAALAGGAHYMDMAMSMSVPHPTDPYNTPGVKLGDEQFAAEDAWKAGNQLALVGMGVEPGLSDVFARYAADHLFSEIDEIGVRDGGNLVVQGYSFAPTFSIWTTIEECLNPPVIYEKDRGWFTTEPFSEPEIFEFPEGIGPVECVNVEHEEVLLIPRWVDAKRVTFKYGLGEEFINMLKMQHTLGIDSTVALKVGDVMVSPRDVIAALLPDPATLGDKMEGKTCAGTWVKGLGKDGNPREVYIYHVVDNEWSMDAYKSQAVVWQTALCPVIAMELLATGVWSGTGVLGPEAFDSVPFMELLVEHGAPWGMREEQV, encoded by the coding sequence ATTCGGGTGCTCATGGTCGGCGCCGGTGGCGTCGGTTCTGCCATTGTGGCCACAGCAGCGAAGCGGAATTACATCGAAGCCATGGTGGTCGCTGACTACGATCTCGACCGCGCGATTCACGCCGTCGAGGCAGCGGGCGACGGACGCTTCATCCCGGCGCAGGTCGACGCGACCGATTCGATGGCGGTCGAGGGACTCCTCAAGCGCTACCGCTGCGACCTTCTCCTCAACGCGACGGACCCGCGTTTCGTCATGCCGCTGTTTAATGCGGCCCTTGCCGGCGGAGCCCACTACATGGACATGGCGATGTCCATGTCGGTGCCCCACCCCACCGACCCGTACAACACCCCGGGCGTCAAGCTCGGCGACGAACAGTTCGCGGCCGAGGACGCGTGGAAGGCTGGCAACCAACTCGCCCTCGTCGGAATGGGCGTGGAGCCGGGACTTTCGGACGTTTTTGCTCGTTATGCCGCCGACCACCTGTTCAGTGAGATTGACGAAATCGGTGTCCGCGATGGTGGCAACCTCGTGGTGCAGGGGTACTCGTTTGCGCCCACCTTCTCGATCTGGACGACCATCGAGGAGTGCCTGAACCCGCCGGTCATTTACGAAAAAGATCGGGGCTGGTTTACGACCGAGCCCTTTTCCGAGCCCGAGATCTTCGAATTCCCCGAAGGCATTGGGCCGGTGGAGTGTGTGAACGTCGAGCACGAAGAAGTGCTGCTGATCCCGCGGTGGGTCGACGCAAAGCGCGTGACCTTCAAGTACGGACTCGGCGAGGAGTTCATCAACATGCTGAAGATGCAGCACACCCTCGGTATTGACTCCACCGTTGCGCTCAAGGTTGGCGACGTGATGGTGTCCCCGCGCGACGTGATCGCGGCACTCCTGCCGGACCCGGCCACTCTCGGAGACAAGATGGAAGGCAAAACCTGCGCCGGAACATGGGTGAAAGGCCTTGGCAAGGACGGCAATCCCCGCGAGGTGTACATCTATCACGTGGTCGACAACGAGTGGTCGATGGACGCATACAAGTCGCAAGCGGTGGTGTGGCAGACCGCGCTTTGCCCGGTGATCGCCATGGAATTACTTGCCACCGGTGTCTGGAGCGGCACCGGGGTTCTCGGACCGGAAGCCTTCGATTCGGTGCCATTCATGGAACTTCTCGTCGAGCACGGAGCGCCGTGGGGGATGCGGGAAGAGCAGGTATAG
- a CDS encoding ABC transporter permease — protein sequence MSTTQSASKISDPTPGGPGSPSPLRVVLARVGVQNVSLLIALILLILVIGAQNPNFFGFRNIVAIGSAITVFGLLAIVQTLVILLGALDISVGSMTGLCSVVGAMVFTATTQSLLGILSAIFVGMLCGLANGLIIVYGRVNPVIATLATLAAFKGLAQIVSGGKSQGYTSSDPVYKALGRGEWFSIPILIYIFVVIAIIVGLVLKYTDIGRNIYAIGGNDTAARLAGININRYIIGVYLAVGAVAGLAGILLTARTGSGQPISGSEGLELEAITAAALGGAALQGGKGTIVGTVLAVVLLGVLSNGLTVLGVNPFWQNVAKGSLLVIAVVIQQRRSGQRAVGLPT from the coding sequence GTGTCCACGACCCAATCGGCGTCGAAAATCAGCGACCCAACTCCCGGCGGCCCGGGTTCCCCGTCACCACTACGCGTCGTTCTCGCGCGGGTGGGTGTTCAGAACGTCAGTTTGCTGATTGCCCTCATCCTCCTCATTCTGGTGATCGGCGCCCAGAACCCGAACTTCTTCGGATTCAGAAATATCGTCGCTATTGGCTCAGCCATCACCGTCTTCGGCCTCCTTGCGATAGTGCAGACCCTTGTCATCCTTCTCGGCGCCCTTGATATTTCCGTGGGCTCGATGACAGGACTGTGTTCGGTGGTGGGCGCGATGGTCTTCACCGCGACCACGCAATCGCTCCTCGGAATTCTGTCAGCCATCTTCGTCGGCATGTTGTGCGGTCTCGCCAACGGCTTGATCATCGTCTACGGGCGGGTGAACCCCGTGATCGCAACACTGGCGACCCTGGCCGCCTTCAAGGGGCTCGCGCAGATCGTCTCCGGTGGTAAGTCGCAGGGCTACACCAGCAGCGACCCGGTCTACAAGGCACTTGGTCGGGGCGAGTGGTTCAGCATCCCGATCCTCATTTACATCTTTGTGGTCATCGCCATCATTGTGGGTCTCGTCCTCAAATACACCGATATCGGCCGAAACATCTATGCCATCGGCGGCAACGACACCGCTGCTCGTTTGGCTGGCATCAACATCAACCGCTACATCATCGGCGTCTATCTCGCCGTGGGAGCTGTTGCGGGACTTGCGGGCATCCTTCTCACCGCACGCACCGGAAGCGGCCAGCCGATCTCCGGCAGCGAGGGCCTCGAGCTCGAGGCGATTACTGCCGCGGCTCTCGGCGGCGCGGCACTTCAGGGCGGCAAGGGCACCATCGTCGGCACCGTGCTCGCCGTAGTTCTGCTCGGCGTCCTCAGTAATGGTCTGACTGTGCTCGGGGTCAACCCGTTCTGGCAGAACGTTGCCAAGGGATCCCTGCTCGTGATTGCTGTCGTCATCCAACAGCGCCGCTCGGGCCAACGCGCCGTCGGTCTGCCCACCTGA
- a CDS encoding sugar kinase: protein MTGSSVTGSSVTGSSVTGSSPLLFTVGEVLAVFLPTDSRTIDSASAYRRTVAGSESNVAAATARLGNRARFVTAVGSDALGDAVENTLRECGIDVRAHRVPQPTGVIVRDLARGGPCQSVHLRSGSAATSIGPEMIDEAWTSDVAAVFVTGITAVRSASARLAVERTVQLARSNGALVIVDPNLRLTLGTAADFTRALDCVRGNADIAIGDLAELALMAGSTEDAAVAALVNQGCRIVVTKLGAAGAVATDGALTHHTPSRAISVVDTVGAGDAFAAGFIAATLDGAGIRAALEWASAVAAPVVGASGDIEGLPTRAQVQDTLKEAHR, encoded by the coding sequence GTGACAGGCAGCAGTGTGACAGGCAGCAGTGTGACAGGCAGCAGTGTGACAGGCAGCAGTCCGTTACTTTTCACGGTCGGCGAGGTGCTCGCCGTCTTTCTGCCTACTGACTCTCGCACCATCGACAGCGCCTCAGCATATCGACGAACGGTGGCCGGCTCCGAGTCCAATGTTGCCGCCGCAACAGCAAGACTCGGGAATCGTGCGCGATTCGTCACTGCCGTCGGCTCGGATGCTTTGGGAGACGCAGTCGAGAACACCTTGCGGGAATGCGGTATCGACGTCCGAGCGCACCGCGTGCCGCAGCCGACGGGTGTGATCGTCCGCGACCTGGCGAGGGGTGGACCTTGTCAGTCGGTACATCTGCGGTCCGGTAGCGCAGCAACTTCGATTGGCCCGGAAATGATCGACGAGGCGTGGACATCAGATGTCGCAGCGGTCTTCGTCACGGGGATTACGGCGGTGCGTTCGGCATCGGCTCGGTTGGCCGTGGAACGCACGGTGCAACTGGCGCGCAGCAACGGGGCGCTCGTCATTGTTGACCCGAACCTTCGGCTCACCCTGGGAACCGCGGCAGACTTCACCCGCGCGCTGGACTGCGTCCGTGGCAACGCCGATATCGCCATCGGCGACTTGGCAGAGCTCGCTCTCATGGCTGGTTCGACCGAAGACGCAGCGGTCGCCGCCTTGGTCAATCAAGGTTGTCGGATCGTTGTCACCAAACTTGGCGCTGCTGGCGCGGTTGCCACCGACGGAGCCTTGACCCACCACACTCCGTCACGGGCGATCTCGGTGGTCGACACCGTCGGCGCCGGCGACGCGTTCGCTGCCGGGTTCATCGCGGCAACCCTCGACGGTGCGGGGATCCGCGCCGCTCTGGAGTGGGCATCCGCGGTGGCTGCGCCGGTGGTAGGCGCCAGCGGCGACATTGAAGGCCTCCCTACGAGGGCGCAGGTCCAGGACACACTCAAGGAGGCGCATAGATGA
- a CDS encoding MBL fold metallo-hydrolase — MTENLPSLSTLAAGVHGVIAPLGDRFVTMYLVVGSASALHFDGGTDGMVDEFVLPALTELGLEPPDISHVVMSHCDVDHFVIDLGDTGTEGALAFPVVGHLERLRASGQIRRTQDRAGIPAWTFA, encoded by the coding sequence ATGACGGAGAATCTTCCGTCGCTCAGCACGTTGGCGGCGGGAGTTCATGGGGTGATTGCCCCGCTCGGCGATCGTTTTGTGACGATGTATCTCGTCGTGGGGAGCGCATCGGCCCTGCACTTCGATGGTGGCACCGACGGTATGGTCGATGAGTTCGTACTCCCCGCACTTACCGAATTGGGGCTGGAACCCCCCGACATCAGCCACGTGGTGATGTCGCATTGCGACGTTGACCACTTCGTTATCGACCTGGGCGATACGGGAACCGAAGGCGCGCTTGCCTTCCCGGTCGTAGGTCACCTCGAACGCCTTCGGGCATCGGGACAAATTCGGCGAACCCAGGACAGGGCCGGTATTCCTGCATGGACCTTCGCATGA
- a CDS encoding sugar ABC transporter ATP-binding protein — protein sequence MATTISITGLTKTFTGARALRGVDLAVDSGEVLALLGENGAGKSTLLKILSGDYTPDGGTILLDGEPTNFKSAIDGRRSGIRVIAQEPEIIKDVSVAENIFVGSLPHRGRIFSASTLRARAISALEKFGFADVLNADALGSTLSPAQRQIVEIMRALVDSPRVIAFDEPTSSLTENEVNALFRLIRRLRTDGVAIIYVSHRMHEIFEIADRVAILRDGELAGVRMLKETSESELVRLMVGRELSSLFERRRVTGGAVVLAVDDLTNDLVHNASLTVRAGEVVALAGLIGAGRSELARTIIGDLPHASGSVSVAGKQLSLRSPRDAIQAGIGLVPEERKAQALLLQRSVRDNISLSILDRITSFRIVKRAQERLIVQGLADRMRVRTPDIETEVGNLSGGNQQKVVLGRWLARKPKVLILDEPTRGVDVGAKAEIYAVIDQLANDGMAILVISSELPEVLGLADRILVMQGGRIVGELDHTQASEEAVLSLALPHSETATL from the coding sequence ATGGCAACAACAATCTCGATCACTGGCCTCACAAAGACATTTACCGGGGCAAGGGCCCTGCGGGGGGTCGATCTGGCCGTCGACAGCGGCGAAGTGCTGGCGCTGCTGGGAGAAAACGGGGCGGGAAAATCAACCCTGCTGAAGATTCTCAGCGGCGATTACACCCCCGATGGAGGAACGATCCTTTTGGATGGTGAGCCCACCAATTTCAAGTCCGCCATCGACGGCAGGCGAAGCGGCATTCGGGTCATCGCCCAAGAACCGGAAATTATCAAAGATGTATCAGTTGCCGAAAATATCTTTGTCGGAAGCCTCCCGCATCGCGGGCGTATTTTCTCGGCGTCAACCCTACGGGCTCGTGCGATCAGCGCACTCGAGAAGTTTGGGTTTGCCGATGTACTCAACGCCGACGCGTTGGGGTCTACGCTCTCGCCCGCGCAGCGACAAATCGTCGAAATCATGCGCGCACTCGTAGATTCCCCCCGGGTCATCGCGTTCGACGAGCCGACGTCATCTCTCACCGAGAACGAAGTAAATGCGCTTTTCCGGTTGATCCGCCGGTTGCGGACCGATGGAGTGGCGATCATTTACGTCTCGCACCGCATGCACGAAATCTTCGAAATCGCCGACCGCGTGGCAATTCTCCGCGACGGCGAGCTAGCGGGCGTGCGCATGTTGAAAGAAACATCCGAATCCGAACTGGTGCGCCTTATGGTCGGCCGCGAACTCTCGTCGCTCTTCGAACGACGCCGAGTGACGGGCGGCGCAGTGGTCCTGGCCGTGGACGACCTCACCAACGATCTCGTGCACAACGCCAGCCTCACCGTCAGGGCCGGCGAGGTCGTCGCGCTAGCCGGGCTGATTGGGGCTGGGCGGTCTGAATTGGCTCGCACCATCATCGGCGACCTTCCCCATGCGAGCGGTTCGGTGAGCGTTGCGGGAAAACAACTGTCTCTACGGTCCCCCCGTGACGCCATCCAGGCAGGCATCGGATTGGTGCCGGAGGAACGCAAGGCACAGGCTCTACTCCTGCAGCGCAGCGTCCGAGACAACATCAGCCTGTCCATCCTTGACCGGATCACGTCCTTCCGGATCGTGAAGCGCGCGCAAGAGCGGTTGATAGTTCAGGGGCTTGCGGACCGCATGCGCGTCAGGACCCCCGATATCGAAACCGAGGTCGGCAACCTCTCGGGAGGAAACCAACAGAAGGTGGTCTTGGGGCGTTGGCTCGCCCGCAAACCCAAAGTGCTCATCCTTGACGAACCAACCCGCGGCGTGGACGTCGGCGCCAAAGCCGAGATCTACGCCGTCATCGACCAGCTAGCCAATGACGGTATGGCCATCCTCGTGATCTCCTCAGAGCTCCCAGAAGTGCTCGGCCTTGCCGATCGAATTCTGGTGATGCAGGGAGGCCGGATTGTGGGCGAACTCGACCACACGCAAGCGTCGGAAGAGGCCGTGTTGAGCCTGGCGCTGCCCCACTCTGAAACCGCAACACTATGA
- a CDS encoding bifunctional 4-hydroxy-2-oxoglutarate aldolase/2-dehydro-3-deoxy-phosphogluconate aldolase — MIALETIRAQGVVAIVRASSASDAAETVATLIVAGLRAIEVSLVTPGALDVIRDAARNAPAGVMIGVGTALTESDVDRAVDAGAQFVVSPIVNEAVIRASLAAGVTVLPGATTPTEAVHARELGATLIKLFPASLWSPSILREVLAALPDLQTVPTGGVQPDTAGDWIRAGAAAVGIGSALSQAADPAAATVRLLASIEAARATR, encoded by the coding sequence ATGATCGCACTCGAAACCATCAGGGCCCAAGGCGTTGTCGCGATAGTCCGCGCCAGCTCTGCCAGCGACGCTGCTGAAACTGTTGCCACCCTGATCGTCGCTGGGCTGAGGGCTATCGAGGTCTCACTGGTGACCCCCGGGGCCCTCGACGTAATCCGCGACGCGGCGCGCAATGCCCCTGCCGGGGTCATGATCGGGGTGGGTACCGCACTGACAGAATCTGATGTGGACCGTGCTGTTGATGCGGGCGCGCAGTTCGTCGTGTCGCCCATCGTCAACGAGGCAGTGATCAGAGCATCCCTTGCCGCGGGCGTGACCGTCCTGCCCGGGGCGACCACCCCCACTGAGGCGGTTCACGCTCGCGAGCTGGGAGCCACCCTGATCAAGCTCTTCCCCGCTTCACTGTGGTCCCCGTCGATACTTCGGGAAGTGCTCGCCGCACTCCCCGATCTGCAGACGGTGCCCACCGGTGGCGTTCAACCGGACACCGCTGGCGATTGGATTCGCGCTGGCGCGGCGGCTGTCGGCATTGGCAGTGCGCTCTCCCAGGCTGCCGATCCTGCGGCAGCGACCGTTCGTCTGCTTGCCAGCATTGAAGCAGCTCGGGCGACGAGATGA
- a CDS encoding SDR family NAD(P)-dependent oxidoreductase, with the protein MSGGSVLITGAGNGIGASTALAFGAAGRDVVVTDVDPGAAQVVAHQITDAGGHATFHGLDVGDSAAWHKLAADLEKENRLPSVLVNNAFQQVWGAAHELAEADWESQISVNLTSIYRSVRAFHAGLVKHGGSIVNVSSVHAIAARPSRPAYAAAKGGIVSLTRQLSVDYAPEVRVNCVIPGSIETRIWSAAQGTDRELAASIISLGRLGRPEEVASVILFLASDAASYITGASIVVDGGQSTWAAV; encoded by the coding sequence GTGAGCGGCGGCTCGGTGTTGATCACCGGCGCTGGCAACGGTATCGGCGCCTCGACAGCGCTAGCGTTTGGGGCAGCTGGTCGGGACGTCGTCGTCACCGACGTGGATCCGGGTGCCGCGCAGGTGGTGGCGCACCAGATCACGGACGCCGGTGGTCACGCCACCTTCCACGGCCTCGACGTCGGCGATTCAGCGGCGTGGCATAAACTGGCCGCGGATCTCGAAAAGGAAAACCGGCTGCCGTCCGTCCTTGTGAATAACGCATTCCAGCAAGTGTGGGGCGCCGCCCACGAACTTGCCGAAGCCGACTGGGAGAGCCAAATCTCGGTCAACCTCACTTCCATCTACCGGTCCGTTCGCGCATTCCACGCCGGCTTGGTCAAGCACGGTGGCTCGATCGTGAACGTTTCAAGCGTTCACGCCATCGCCGCCCGCCCTAGCAGGCCTGCCTACGCGGCAGCCAAAGGTGGCATCGTCTCGCTCACTCGGCAGCTGTCGGTCGACTATGCACCCGAGGTGAGGGTTAACTGCGTCATTCCCGGGTCCATCGAGACCCGGATTTGGAGCGCGGCACAGGGAACGGACCGGGAGCTCGCAGCGAGCATTATTAGCCTGGGACGGCTGGGACGTCCCGAGGAAGTGGCTTCGGTCATTCTTTTTCTCGCCAGTGATGCGGCCTCGTATATAACGGGCGCCTCCATCGTCGTCGATGGCGGACAGTCCACCTGGGCAGCGGTGTGA
- a CDS encoding glycoside hydrolase family 88 protein, which produces MSAAAPDTAPEDVAWGSGRYVAADDAASALADTRRAGAPAHHIDSPALAAEVADRLIDLAFSTWGFGDSVAFDALVTASERLGDERWARFAHGWGRAWATRAQPFVRLDCTAPGRALAHLAVRYQDAQLLAALRQLADYLMSRPVLNGVYETWQSSPLLSPYSGVPLDGEQTALLASPPPGVFVDCLHFDPPFLVALGLATGESRYTDAGIDQALGYIALLQTDSGLFDHFALRGQPQTFGPGWGRGQGWAMLGMLDVLESLRENPADKHAEILAITTSVERLLRQMIALQRSDGHWYAVVTDSLSGNEFSTAAFMVVALAQAVRMGVLQDVEVIEPMQRARKAVLASLDADAQLREVSAAVYASTEPSHYASVPRGFVVPWGQGPALLALLAAVMT; this is translated from the coding sequence ATGAGCGCCGCCGCACCAGATACCGCCCCAGAGGACGTTGCGTGGGGCTCGGGCCGTTACGTAGCCGCCGACGACGCTGCATCCGCGTTGGCAGACACCCGCCGGGCTGGCGCCCCAGCACACCACATCGACTCTCCGGCTTTGGCCGCCGAAGTGGCTGACCGCCTCATCGATCTCGCGTTCTCCACGTGGGGGTTCGGCGACTCGGTCGCCTTCGACGCGCTCGTCACTGCGAGCGAAAGGCTGGGCGATGAGAGGTGGGCGCGGTTTGCTCACGGCTGGGGCAGAGCCTGGGCGACACGGGCGCAACCCTTCGTGCGTCTCGATTGCACCGCTCCGGGGCGGGCGCTCGCGCACCTGGCAGTTCGCTACCAGGACGCGCAACTACTAGCAGCGCTTCGACAGCTGGCCGATTACTTGATGAGCCGCCCGGTTCTGAACGGTGTGTACGAAACGTGGCAGAGCTCGCCGCTGCTCAGTCCTTACAGCGGGGTCCCCCTCGACGGCGAGCAGACCGCGCTGTTGGCTTCGCCGCCGCCGGGGGTGTTCGTCGACTGCCTGCATTTCGACCCACCATTTCTCGTCGCACTGGGCCTGGCTACGGGAGAGAGCCGCTATACGGATGCCGGCATTGACCAAGCCTTGGGGTACATCGCCTTGCTACAGACCGATTCCGGGCTGTTTGATCATTTTGCTCTGCGGGGACAGCCGCAGACTTTCGGCCCGGGGTGGGGCCGCGGGCAGGGCTGGGCGATGCTCGGGATGCTGGACGTCCTTGAGTCCCTGCGGGAAAACCCTGCGGATAAGCATGCCGAAATACTCGCCATCACCACGTCCGTGGAACGCCTGTTACGGCAGATGATCGCGTTGCAGCGATCCGACGGGCATTGGTACGCGGTGGTCACTGATTCACTTTCCGGCAACGAATTTTCCACCGCGGCCTTTATGGTCGTAGCGCTCGCGCAGGCGGTGCGGATGGGCGTACTGCAGGATGTAGAGGTGATAGAACCGATGCAGCGAGCTCGGAAGGCCGTTCTCGCTTCCCTCGACGCGGACGCTCAACTCCGCGAAGTCTCGGCAGCGGTCTACGCGTCCACCGAACCCAGCCACTATGCTTCAGTACCAAGAGGTTTCGTCGTTCCATGGGGGCAGGGCCCGGCCCTGCTCGCACTCCTTGCGGCGGTGATGACGTGA